A stretch of Choristoneura fumiferana chromosome 29, NRCan_CFum_1, whole genome shotgun sequence DNA encodes these proteins:
- the LOC141444055 gene encoding uncharacterized protein (The sequence of the model RefSeq protein was modified relative to this genomic sequence to represent the inferred CDS: added 6 bases not found in genome assembly), whose product MPVTNLFIILCVISAAFGDDSNSTVHNEHDVLRRSSYHKRGIKPEPVCFKKRSYDLDSGLVLRQVDQVLKGQIDEKNYKQMTSVKKLKQSIKKVRFRVYRHQH is encoded by the exons ATGCCTGTCACCAATCTGTTTATAATTCTGTGCGTCATTTCAGCAGCATTTGGCGATGACTCG AACAGTACAGTTCACAACGAACATGACGTTTTAAGAAGATCAAGCTATCACAAACGCGGG ATTAAACCGGAACCGGTTTGCTTTAAAAAGCGCTCCTACGATCTAGATTCCGGACTC GTTCTGCGACAAGTTGATCAG AAAGGCCAAATCGATGAAAAAAAT tataAGCAGATGACTTCTGTGAAAAAGCTGAAACAGTCAATAAAGAAGGTACGCTTTCGTGTGTACAgacaccagcattaa